From the genome of Parazoarcus communis, one region includes:
- the metG gene encoding methionine--tRNA ligase: MSRKILVTNALPYANGDIHLGHLVGYIQCDIWVRYQRMRGNTVHYVCADDTHGTPVMLRAEKEGITPEALINRVHGEHLRDFTDFGVAFDHYHSTHSPENRAYAEDIYGKLNTAALIDTRSIEQYYDPVKEMFLPDRFIKGECPKCGAADQYGDNCEVCGAAYAPTELKNPYSAVSGAKPVLKTSEHYFFRLSDERAVAFLREWTRGSNAAGTRRLQAEAANKMKEWLGEEGENKLSDWDISRDAPYFGFEIPGAPGKYFYVWLDAPIGYLASFNKLAQKRGDISVEDFTDAARAEASGTEMVHFIGKDILYFHALFWPAMLKFAGYRTPSQLCVNGFLTVDGAKMSKSRGTFITARSYVEQKLNPEWLRYYFAGKSNGTMEDVDLNLDDMIAKVNSDLVGKFVNIASRCAGFITKRFDARLAAPDAAAIAEFAAAWNSGSIANCFEERDYSRALREIMHLADLANQYVNEHKPWELAKQEGQEARLHEVCSTALTMFRDLTRYLKPVLPALAGQVEAFLSVPEMNWTGTWEPLPAGHTINAYAHLMTRIDRKQIDALLEANRESLAPAAAAPAKDAKTASSQQRHAEKQQHAAPASEATSGHISIDDFTKVDLRIAKIVAASHVEGADKLIRLQLDIGEERPRQVFAGIKSAYDPATLVGRMTVMVANLAPRKMKFGMSEGMVLAASDPEGKTGGLYILSPDGGAAPGMRVK; the protein is encoded by the coding sequence ATGTCCCGCAAGATCCTCGTCACCAACGCACTGCCCTACGCCAATGGCGACATCCATCTCGGCCACCTGGTCGGATACATCCAGTGCGATATCTGGGTGCGCTACCAGCGCATGCGGGGCAATACGGTGCACTACGTCTGCGCCGATGACACCCACGGCACGCCCGTCATGCTGCGCGCCGAAAAAGAAGGCATCACCCCCGAGGCGCTGATCAACCGCGTGCATGGCGAACATCTGCGCGATTTCACCGACTTTGGCGTTGCATTCGACCACTACCACTCGACGCACAGCCCTGAGAACCGCGCCTACGCCGAAGACATCTACGGCAAGCTCAATACGGCCGCGCTGATCGACACCCGCTCCATCGAACAGTATTACGATCCGGTCAAGGAAATGTTCCTGCCCGACCGCTTCATCAAGGGCGAGTGCCCGAAGTGTGGCGCAGCCGACCAGTACGGCGACAACTGCGAGGTGTGTGGCGCCGCTTACGCACCGACCGAACTGAAGAATCCGTACTCGGCAGTGTCAGGTGCAAAGCCGGTACTCAAGACCTCCGAGCACTACTTCTTCCGCCTGTCTGACGAGCGTGCCGTGGCCTTCCTGCGCGAATGGACACGCGGCAGCAATGCGGCCGGCACGCGCCGCCTGCAGGCCGAGGCTGCCAACAAGATGAAGGAATGGCTGGGCGAAGAGGGCGAGAACAAGCTCTCGGACTGGGACATTTCGCGCGATGCGCCCTACTTCGGCTTCGAGATCCCCGGCGCACCGGGCAAGTACTTCTATGTCTGGCTCGACGCGCCGATCGGCTACCTGGCCAGCTTCAACAAGCTGGCACAGAAGCGTGGCGACATCAGCGTCGAGGATTTCACCGACGCTGCGCGGGCAGAAGCCAGCGGCACCGAGATGGTCCACTTCATCGGCAAGGACATTCTCTACTTCCACGCCCTGTTCTGGCCTGCCATGCTGAAGTTCGCCGGCTACCGCACCCCGAGCCAGTTGTGTGTCAACGGTTTCCTGACCGTAGACGGTGCCAAGATGTCCAAGAGCCGCGGCACCTTCATCACCGCGCGCTCCTACGTGGAGCAGAAGCTCAACCCCGAGTGGCTGCGCTACTACTTTGCGGGCAAGTCCAACGGCACCATGGAAGACGTCGACCTCAACCTCGACGACATGATCGCGAAGGTCAATTCCGACCTCGTGGGCAAGTTCGTGAACATCGCCAGCCGCTGCGCAGGCTTCATCACCAAGCGCTTCGATGCCCGCCTTGCTGCGCCGGACGCTGCAGCAATCGCCGAGTTCGCTGCTGCATGGAATTCGGGTTCGATCGCAAACTGTTTTGAAGAGCGCGACTACAGTCGTGCCCTGCGCGAGATCATGCATCTGGCCGACCTCGCAAACCAGTACGTCAACGAACACAAACCGTGGGAGCTGGCCAAGCAGGAAGGCCAGGAAGCGCGCTTGCATGAAGTGTGCTCGACTGCGCTGACCATGTTCCGCGACCTCACCCGCTACCTCAAGCCGGTGCTGCCCGCGCTCGCAGGACAGGTCGAAGCCTTCCTGTCCGTTCCCGAAATGAACTGGACCGGCACCTGGGAACCGCTCCCCGCCGGTCACACCATCAATGCCTACGCGCACCTGATGACCCGCATCGATCGCAAGCAGATCGACGCACTGCTCGAGGCCAATCGCGAATCGCTTGCACCGGCTGCCGCCGCGCCGGCGAAGGATGCCAAGACCGCGTCTTCGCAACAGCGCCATGCAGAAAAGCAGCAACACGCAGCGCCTGCGTCCGAAGCCACGTCAGGTCATATTTCGATCGATGATTTCACCAAGGTGGACCTGAGGATTGCGAAGATCGTCGCCGCCAGCCATGTCGAAGGTGCAGACAAACTGATCCGGCTGCAACTCGATATCGGCGAGGAACGTCCGCGCCAGGTCTTTGCAGGCATCAAGTCAGCCTATGACCCGGCAACGCTCGTCGGGCGAATGACTGTAATGGTGGCCAACCTCGCGCCACGCAAGATGAAATTCGGCATGAGTGAAGGCATGGTGCTTGCCGCATCCGACCCCGAAGGCAAGACCGGCGGGCTTTACATCCTGTCGCCCGACGGCGGTGCAGCACCCGGCATGCGGGTGAAGTAA
- a CDS encoding OmpA family protein: MLNTTSARLRKHLLLPLCLGAALLSACASQGTTGGTTSTSTTAPAARPVPRIDWPGLRQGLDKALGNVAGAEVGAPTDSSLHLRIPVSDGFSSDSVELRAPLARALDTLIPTLNAYPDVAIHIVGHTDSVGSEMYNLQLSIRRSEAVMEYLRTRGIALDRMSADGKGEAESIADNSREAGRARNRRVEFFLRPLE; encoded by the coding sequence ATGCTCAACACCACCTCCGCCCGCCTTCGCAAACACCTTCTGCTGCCACTCTGCCTTGGAGCAGCGTTGCTGTCGGCCTGCGCAAGCCAGGGCACCACGGGCGGCACCACATCGACATCCACCACGGCACCGGCCGCCAGACCAGTCCCCCGCATCGACTGGCCGGGACTGCGGCAAGGCCTCGACAAGGCACTTGGCAATGTTGCCGGCGCCGAAGTCGGCGCACCGACCGACAGCAGCCTGCATCTCCGCATTCCGGTGTCCGACGGATTCAGTTCGGACAGCGTCGAACTTCGCGCACCGCTGGCCCGCGCACTCGACACGCTCATTCCCACCCTGAACGCCTACCCCGACGTCGCGATCCATATCGTTGGCCATACCGATAGCGTTGGCAGCGAGATGTACAACCTGCAGCTTTCGATCCGGCGCAGCGAAGCCGTCATGGAATACCTGCGTACCCGCGGCATTGCGCTCGATCGCATGTCGGCCGACGGCAAGGGCGAGGCCGAATCGATCGCCGACAACAGTCGTGAAGCCGGACGTGCGCGCAACCGCAGAGTGGAGTTTTTCCTGCGCCCGCTCGAATGA